The proteins below come from a single Hyphomicrobium denitrificans ATCC 51888 genomic window:
- a CDS encoding helix-turn-helix transcriptional regulator yields MTPPKSDLREPPVHVVLIDSRGIITGIQTHGSQPGAQSAHAGQANRDANPLLGRFTVGESYFDHCEDEGSRADVQALLRRKRTITSFVISSRTPRAKTVIVVLGVPVSPEAGSGALLMHVDVSSWARHDTADDGWQMPVTLNPALLQDTISKALVSQFAEPQRSYEAHPDIDSLSPRQREVLLLVAVGKSNLEISEELSCSLNTVKRHVTAVLQKLHLPNRTRAANLANQLNLLPPSKHRR; encoded by the coding sequence ATGACTCCTCCCAAGTCCGACCTGCGAGAGCCGCCGGTTCACGTCGTGCTCATCGACAGTCGTGGCATCATCACCGGCATTCAGACGCACGGCAGCCAGCCCGGCGCTCAGTCCGCACATGCGGGGCAAGCAAACCGCGATGCAAACCCCCTCCTCGGGCGTTTCACAGTCGGCGAATCCTATTTCGACCATTGCGAAGATGAAGGCAGCCGCGCAGATGTGCAGGCGCTGCTGAGGCGCAAGCGAACCATCACCTCATTCGTGATTTCGTCACGCACACCGCGCGCCAAGACCGTGATCGTCGTGCTCGGCGTACCCGTCAGCCCGGAAGCCGGCAGCGGCGCACTCCTCATGCACGTCGACGTTTCGTCTTGGGCGCGGCACGATACGGCGGACGATGGATGGCAGATGCCCGTGACGCTGAACCCGGCGTTACTGCAGGATACGATCTCGAAGGCACTGGTAAGCCAGTTCGCGGAACCGCAGCGCTCATACGAGGCCCATCCCGATATCGACAGCTTGAGTCCGAGACAACGCGAAGTGCTTCTTCTGGTCGCGGTGGGCAAGAGCAACCTCGAAATTTCCGAGGAACTCTCCTGCTCGCTGAATACCGTGAAACGTCATGTCACCGCCGTGCTGCAAAAGTTGCATCTCCCGAACCGTACGCGTGCCGCAAACCTCGCAAATCAGCTGAATTTGCTGCCGCCGTCCAAGCATCGCCGGTGA
- a CDS encoding SDR family oxidoreductase, with protein MVRTLEGLVIAIPAAATATGSAVAGLIAAEQGELILGAQTTTQLQSVERSIQSGEISYPVQCDIEQAKSVDEFFKIAIAQFGRIDAIVLETKFPKRSTLIEKSIGSGVRRLLYCLDAALRYCSGDLHIVTISPGADRYAIPVANAFLGGRLAARKTAASPALTVRMSVISLADRASSENGTLARTVLHVLRETRNVDVTEAVLWQQPEQQDKRSKRASARSKITLPM; from the coding sequence ATGGTTCGAACGCTCGAAGGCCTCGTAATTGCGATCCCGGCGGCGGCTACGGCGACGGGATCGGCTGTCGCAGGATTGATCGCTGCGGAACAAGGCGAATTGATCCTGGGAGCGCAGACGACAACGCAGCTCCAGTCGGTCGAGCGATCAATTCAATCGGGCGAGATTTCGTATCCGGTTCAGTGCGATATCGAGCAGGCTAAATCCGTCGATGAGTTCTTCAAGATCGCGATCGCGCAGTTCGGACGGATCGATGCGATCGTTCTGGAAACAAAATTTCCGAAGCGATCGACGCTGATCGAGAAATCGATCGGTTCGGGTGTGCGAAGGCTGCTGTATTGTCTTGATGCCGCCCTGCGCTATTGCTCGGGCGATCTTCACATCGTGACTATTTCGCCGGGAGCGGACCGCTATGCCATTCCCGTTGCAAACGCCTTTCTCGGCGGCCGCCTTGCCGCGCGGAAGACGGCGGCGTCTCCGGCGCTGACTGTGCGCATGTCGGTGATCTCGCTTGCCGACCGCGCGAGCTCCGAAAACGGAACATTGGCGCGGACCGTCCTGCATGTGTTGCGGGAGACGCGAAACGTCGACGTGACCGAAGCAGTTTTGTGGCAGCAGCCTGAGCAGCAGGACAAGCGATCGAAGCGCGCCTCGGCGCGGTCCAAAATCACGTTGCCGATGTGA
- a CDS encoding autotransporter domain-containing protein: MGRRDLSTRRHFAKPNSAEHRDAPQARLPSFAPPACFISTLALGLVIGGGVMDAQAAGCTSSVAGVDLTCTGSVSNPTAFTATSAFAVHLGTTYPTVSPTSITRSTNAPGIKINAGNYGGSITMTNGSSIQVQSGSGSDRHGLVVSSAASGSNKTFTIDIDGSIASADSSGDAVRLEGTSRSIFDVNFGRNAHIGGGDGDDAVIVTGARSLLLKNYGILEGGTGQPTTGGEGINVGNGTRIASRGVTIENHGTITGTGNAGIAGGQGITVFGDGDVDIENSRRGKISGATQGIRVEADGDVTITNRGHIEGRSKAGVEVADGDTVRISNSSSRTIEGATDGVYVHDVDDAIVDNDRGRIIGHNGDGVRIEDIDDNVTVQNRFGFSSWGAARITGSDHGVSISDVDGRASVDNRFGGKITGRSGDGVHVRDVDERITVDNSFLGSIRGGDDGVDIRDAGDDVVIRNSFGGSISGRRGDGITVSDVRDDVSITNTFGGRVSGRDNGIVVDDVRDDVSIDNRFGGSISGRRDDGVHVRDVRGDVTVSNGLGGRISGGKDGVDIKDVRGDVTVSNALGGRISGRNGDGVKIEDVRDDVRVDNRGKGEIKGHDDGVHIEDVRDNVTVDNSFGGLIEGFRDDGVDISDVSRDVEILNRFGGKITGRDNGIQIEDIGDDVRIDNRFGGTVTGLRGDGVRIEDADGSVSIRNSFGGKITGDDDGIHVSNVDDNVRIDNRFGGTITGRDDDGVDIRDVEGSVRVDNRFGGRISGEDNGLKVRDVDGGVRISNSFGGTIRGDRDNGVDIDDVEGNVRIDNRAGGSISGRNDGVHADDVDGNVTIDNGSGSIRGRRGDGIDVSANGNVTVNNGRRGRITGGDSAIQIDAQSAEINSSGLIRGSGVGDATIKLKTKDGATINNERRGRIVGRHYNPTDLIVEAEGGAVTINNDGTMLGRIDLSNAGDTELGNVFNNTSDHSWTFIGASNLGDGLADVFNNTGTVFTTDPDAPENNDYTELAGVEIFNNGSSNTNGTIDLQDGFTGDVTTLTPTDGGTLAFNGATGHSYLKVDSFLGSSSNSSSDQLIINGDVSGQTLIEVNNVNPGFGSYNPLGIEVVRATGQISAQNFALIHGPIDTGLFDYDLYLNDANEWVLASAPNRTFVELPSLVSAAQSMWHNASGVWLDRTADLRVAVQRPCVSEGLKGPAETCGKPATSGAWVKGLGSTESRAASHSVSIMGTRNTYKTDYDQSGGGVVAGYDIVVRANDGQGIWLAGVMGGYLRSVVDFESSATRADFEGGAVGAYITYLKGPWFLDAKLMANIGNVDYRGSFGEKDNAGTTSIGGVLDTGYRIDRGQYFIEPGATLAYVNSDIDNLSVYGTSVNFANGDSLRGRLGVRVGTTVQDERAKYEPFVGVSAWYEFLGDNSANVASGGYVLQAADDMTGAIGEVTGGVNVYSLSDNGLSGFVKGNFEFGKDDYLSFGGSVGMRVAW, from the coding sequence ATGGGCCGCAGGGATCTTTCGACCCGCCGTCACTTTGCCAAGCCGAACTCTGCTGAACACCGCGACGCGCCGCAAGCGCGATTGCCATCGTTTGCGCCGCCGGCTTGCTTTATCTCGACATTGGCACTGGGCCTCGTCATCGGCGGTGGCGTCATGGACGCTCAGGCCGCAGGCTGCACATCATCCGTCGCCGGAGTCGACTTGACCTGCACGGGTTCGGTCAGCAACCCAACCGCATTTACGGCGACGTCGGCGTTTGCGGTTCACCTCGGCACGACCTATCCGACAGTATCTCCGACGAGCATCACACGGAGCACGAATGCTCCGGGCATCAAGATCAATGCCGGAAACTATGGTGGTTCGATCACGATGACCAACGGATCGTCGATCCAGGTGCAATCGGGATCGGGCTCTGATCGGCATGGTCTCGTTGTCTCAAGCGCCGCTTCCGGCAGCAACAAGACGTTCACGATCGATATCGACGGCTCGATCGCATCGGCGGACTCGAGCGGTGACGCAGTGCGTCTCGAAGGAACGAGCCGTTCCATCTTCGATGTCAACTTCGGGCGGAACGCGCACATCGGCGGCGGAGATGGCGACGACGCGGTCATCGTAACAGGCGCCCGGAGCTTGCTGCTTAAAAACTACGGCATTCTCGAAGGCGGGACCGGCCAGCCGACGACCGGAGGCGAGGGCATCAATGTCGGCAATGGCACGCGGATAGCCTCGCGCGGCGTTACCATCGAAAATCACGGCACGATTACGGGCACCGGAAATGCGGGCATCGCGGGCGGTCAGGGCATCACCGTTTTCGGTGACGGCGATGTCGACATCGAGAACAGCCGGCGCGGAAAAATCAGCGGCGCCACGCAAGGAATCCGCGTCGAGGCAGACGGCGACGTGACGATCACGAACCGCGGCCATATCGAAGGCAGATCGAAAGCCGGTGTCGAAGTCGCCGATGGCGACACTGTCAGAATCAGTAACAGCAGCTCGCGCACGATCGAGGGCGCAACCGATGGCGTCTATGTGCACGACGTCGATGACGCCATCGTCGACAACGATCGTGGTCGCATTATCGGCCACAACGGCGACGGTGTTCGTATCGAAGATATCGACGACAACGTGACGGTGCAGAACCGGTTCGGATTTTCGAGTTGGGGCGCGGCCCGGATAACGGGTTCGGACCACGGCGTATCCATAAGCGATGTTGACGGACGCGCGTCGGTCGACAACCGCTTCGGAGGAAAAATTACAGGTCGCAGCGGCGACGGCGTTCATGTCCGCGACGTTGACGAGCGGATCACGGTTGATAACTCATTCCTCGGCAGCATTCGCGGAGGTGATGATGGCGTCGACATCAGAGATGCGGGCGACGATGTCGTCATCCGCAACAGCTTTGGCGGCTCGATCTCGGGTCGCAGAGGTGACGGTATCACGGTCAGCGACGTCCGCGACGATGTCTCGATTACGAACACCTTCGGCGGACGGGTTTCCGGCCGCGATAACGGCATTGTCGTCGATGACGTGCGCGACGATGTCAGCATCGACAATCGCTTCGGCGGCAGCATATCCGGCCGCCGCGATGACGGCGTTCATGTGCGCGATGTTCGCGGCGACGTGACGGTGTCGAATGGACTAGGCGGTCGCATCTCGGGCGGCAAAGATGGCGTCGATATCAAGGATGTCCGCGGCGACGTCACCGTCAGCAACGCACTCGGTGGTCGGATCTCTGGCCGAAACGGCGATGGCGTCAAAATCGAAGACGTTCGCGACGATGTCCGCGTCGACAATCGCGGCAAGGGCGAAATCAAAGGTCACGATGACGGCGTTCATATCGAAGATGTTCGAGATAACGTCACAGTGGACAACAGCTTCGGGGGACTGATCGAAGGCTTTCGTGACGACGGCGTTGATATCAGCGACGTCAGTCGCGACGTCGAAATCCTCAATCGTTTCGGTGGAAAAATCACGGGACGAGACAACGGCATTCAGATCGAAGACATCGGCGACGATGTGAGAATCGACAACCGTTTTGGAGGAACTGTCACTGGCCTGCGCGGCGATGGCGTGCGTATCGAAGATGCTGACGGATCCGTTTCCATCCGAAACAGCTTCGGCGGCAAAATCACTGGCGATGACGACGGCATTCACGTCTCCAATGTCGATGACAACGTCAGGATCGATAACCGCTTCGGCGGAACGATAACCGGTCGCGATGACGACGGGGTCGATATACGCGACGTCGAAGGCAGCGTGCGGGTCGACAATCGGTTCGGCGGGCGCATTTCTGGTGAAGACAACGGTCTGAAAGTTCGCGATGTCGATGGCGGCGTCAGGATCTCCAACAGCTTCGGCGGAACAATTCGCGGCGACCGTGACAATGGCGTCGATATCGATGACGTCGAAGGTAACGTTCGGATCGACAATCGGGCCGGCGGCTCGATTTCCGGCCGCAATGACGGCGTGCATGCCGATGATGTCGATGGCAACGTCACCATCGATAATGGCAGCGGCTCGATCCGCGGCCGCAGAGGCGATGGCATCGATGTTTCCGCGAACGGCAACGTCACCGTCAACAATGGCCGGCGCGGCCGCATCACGGGTGGCGACAGCGCCATCCAGATCGATGCGCAATCCGCCGAAATCAACTCATCGGGGTTGATCCGTGGATCGGGCGTCGGCGATGCAACGATCAAGCTGAAGACAAAGGACGGCGCGACGATCAATAACGAGCGCCGCGGCCGGATCGTCGGGCGCCACTACAATCCGACGGACTTGATCGTTGAGGCGGAGGGCGGAGCCGTCACGATCAACAACGACGGCACGATGCTCGGCCGAATTGATCTCTCCAATGCAGGCGATACCGAGCTGGGGAACGTCTTCAACAACACGAGTGATCACAGCTGGACGTTCATCGGAGCCAGCAACCTCGGCGATGGTCTGGCGGACGTCTTCAACAACACGGGCACCGTGTTCACGACTGATCCCGATGCTCCGGAAAACAATGATTATACTGAGCTTGCCGGCGTCGAAATTTTCAACAACGGAAGTTCGAATACGAACGGGACGATCGATCTGCAGGATGGCTTTACCGGCGACGTGACGACTCTTACGCCGACTGACGGTGGCACCTTGGCGTTCAATGGCGCGACGGGGCACAGCTATCTGAAAGTCGACAGCTTCCTCGGTTCCTCGTCGAATTCGAGTTCCGATCAGTTGATCATCAACGGCGACGTCTCGGGACAGACGCTGATCGAGGTGAATAACGTCAATCCCGGTTTCGGCTCGTACAATCCTCTCGGGATCGAAGTTGTCCGCGCCACCGGACAAATATCGGCGCAGAATTTTGCGCTGATACATGGGCCGATCGACACCGGTCTTTTCGACTACGATCTGTATCTCAATGATGCAAACGAGTGGGTGCTTGCGAGCGCGCCGAACCGGACATTCGTCGAGCTTCCGAGCCTTGTGTCAGCGGCGCAATCGATGTGGCACAATGCGTCCGGCGTCTGGCTCGACAGAACCGCCGATCTTCGCGTTGCGGTTCAACGCCCGTGTGTATCGGAAGGTTTGAAGGGGCCGGCTGAAACATGCGGCAAGCCTGCAACCTCGGGCGCTTGGGTCAAGGGGCTCGGTTCGACGGAATCTCGTGCAGCCTCGCATTCGGTTTCGATCATGGGGACGCGCAATACCTATAAGACGGACTACGATCAGAGCGGCGGCGGCGTTGTCGCCGGCTACGATATCGTAGTGCGGGCCAATGACGGGCAGGGGATCTGGCTTGCTGGCGTCATGGGTGGCTACCTGCGATCGGTGGTCGATTTCGAAAGCTCGGCGACGCGCGCTGATTTCGAAGGCGGTGCGGTCGGCGCGTACATCACCTATCTCAAGGGGCCTTGGTTCCTCGATGCCAAGCTGATGGCGAATATCGGCAACGTCGATTATCGCGGCTCGTTCGGCGAGAAAGATAACGCGGGCACAACATCGATCGGCGGCGTGCTCGATACGGGTTACCGCATCGATCGCGGCCAATACTTCATCGAGCCGGGCGCGACGCTGGCTTACGTCAACTCGGACATCGACAATTTATCGGTATACGGAACGTCTGTGAACTTTGCGAACGGCGATAGTTTGAGGGGCCGTTTGGGCGTGCGTGTTGGAACGACGGTCCAGGACGAGCGCGCAAAATACGAGCCGTTCGTCGGCGTCAGTGCCTGGTACGAATTCCTCGGCGATAATTCCGCGAATGTCGCCAGCGGCGGCTACGTCCTCCAAGCTGCGGACGACATGACCGGCGCGATCGGAGAAGTGACCGGCGGCGTGAACGTCTACAGCCTCTCCGACAACGGGCTGAGCGGCTTCGTCAAAGGCAATTTCGAGTTCGGCAAGGACGACTACCTCTCATTCGGAGGCAGCGTAGGCATGCGCGTCGCCTGGTAG
- a CDS encoding PilZ domain-containing protein, which translates to MRDTVMQGQFLRRKDQRRRVQFSAIAECHGIARAIEVVDFSNAGLRIDKVSGLAAGDRLKISFTPDISVEGTIVWLVWHKAGVQFTKPLKQDAAAYQYLLERAAFIEQAHVRAISSLAQREAQKLHETDQT; encoded by the coding sequence ATGCGCGATACAGTCATGCAAGGCCAATTTCTGCGCCGGAAGGATCAACGGCGAAGGGTTCAATTCAGCGCCATCGCGGAATGTCACGGCATTGCGCGGGCGATCGAGGTCGTGGATTTCTCGAATGCCGGACTAAGGATCGACAAGGTGTCGGGACTGGCCGCAGGCGACCGACTGAAGATTTCGTTCACGCCGGACATCAGCGTCGAAGGCACGATTGTCTGGCTGGTCTGGCACAAGGCCGGCGTACAATTCACCAAGCCCTTGAAGCAGGACGCCGCCGCCTACCAGTACCTGCTGGAACGCGCGGCATTCATCGAGCAGGCGCACGTCCGCGCCATCAGCAGCCTCGCGCAGCGGGAGGCGCAGAAGCTGCACGAGACCGATCAAACCTAG
- a CDS encoding MBL fold metallo-hydrolase: protein MDALKFNTDMAFTYGVPSPMGPGVVRLVANNPGPFTFKGTNTYLVGSTTLAVIDPGPDDAAHRDAILAVAGTRPITHILSTHAHRDHVDGIAKLKAATGALVAAYPRDPAAGHIALQDSPSGKLFVDYDFQPDLALQGGDTIEGKDWALTAIHTPGHAPDHLCFALEGRPLVFSGDHVMAWNTTVIAPPEGRMADYVASLEILLDRRDDVFLPGHGGRIREPQRTVKAYLLHRNWRERSILDALAKGLTTIRQIVPEVYRGLDPRMIPAATLSVQAHVEYLIEKGQVAGDWPLTPDRALSPA, encoded by the coding sequence TTGGACGCTCTCAAGTTCAACACCGACATGGCGTTCACGTATGGCGTCCCTTCGCCGATGGGGCCGGGCGTCGTGCGGCTCGTTGCAAACAATCCCGGGCCTTTTACGTTCAAGGGCACCAATACGTATCTCGTCGGCTCGACGACGCTCGCGGTCATTGATCCCGGCCCCGACGACGCTGCGCACCGCGACGCGATCCTGGCCGTCGCCGGCACGCGGCCGATCACGCACATCCTTTCGACGCATGCGCACCGCGATCACGTCGACGGAATAGCCAAGCTGAAGGCTGCAACCGGGGCGCTGGTCGCCGCTTATCCGCGCGATCCGGCTGCCGGGCATATCGCGTTACAGGACAGCCCTTCAGGCAAGCTGTTCGTCGACTATGATTTCCAGCCCGATCTCGCGCTTCAAGGCGGCGACACGATCGAGGGCAAAGATTGGGCGCTGACCGCCATTCATACGCCGGGTCACGCCCCGGACCATTTGTGCTTCGCGCTCGAAGGCCGCCCGCTCGTCTTCTCCGGCGATCATGTCATGGCGTGGAACACGACGGTCATTGCACCGCCGGAGGGCCGCATGGCGGACTACGTCGCATCGCTCGAAATCCTTCTCGACCGGCGCGACGACGTTTTTCTGCCCGGTCACGGCGGACGCATTCGCGAGCCCCAGCGCACCGTCAAAGCCTACCTGCTGCATAGAAACTGGCGCGAAAGATCAATTCTCGACGCGCTTGCGAAGGGCTTAACGACTATTCGTCAAATCGTTCCGGAGGTCTACCGGGGACTCGACCCGCGTATGATCCCTGCGGCGACTCTTTCCGTCCAAGCCCACGTCGAATATCTGATCGAGAAAGGTCAGGTCGCCGGCGATTGGCCTTTGACACCGGACCGCGCACTTTCGCCGGCTTGA